From the genome of Gemmatimonadales bacterium, one region includes:
- a CDS encoding HAMP domain-containing sensor histidine kinase, which yields MTFRARLFAALLAAVALPLVLLALGVRREMTRRLAADDDRRVASLLAVLRDDLATRSGAAGRRLAALRERMAGDNELRATIAAPGVSASGGSPVERRYLLDWAGDAMRLTGLAMLRVQDSAGTILSSGHFRNEYDRVEPALPRLLAARHDSVVLVRARTADAPVLALARVDSVRIGGRAFSLVGGLPLDSAGLARLGAEGDLAVRLVLPDADSAALRTGRTVADLPIPFVDLTAGAAQVDPPASPSVSAPDRAGIDAAVAHLAVIQAPGALAALGRSVDAWALVALALSGAVAVLAAAWLAARVSRPLRQLADQTSTLDLDRLDAEFASDRPDEIGDLSRLLGEMTARLRQSTARLREVERRAAMGDVARQVNHDVKNGLTPIRHVLRHLAQVARDEPASLARVFEERKATLEASVAYLETLARNYARLSPRLDREPCDLNAVVRQVVRDASARPEGARVDAARAVELRTVLADDLPRVAADEVVLRRIAENLVTNAIESLDGQSANEGTGPCVTVSTAIATGDRAPAPIRLVVADTGRGMTRAELEHAFDDFYTTKPDGTGLGLSIVRRLVQDLGGTLRIETEPGAGSRVTVELPPGRPLGA from the coding sequence ATGACGTTTCGCGCGCGCCTGTTCGCCGCACTGCTCGCCGCCGTGGCGCTTCCGCTCGTGCTGCTCGCCCTCGGCGTGCGCCGGGAGATGACTCGCCGCCTCGCGGCGGATGACGACCGCCGCGTCGCCTCGCTCCTCGCCGTGCTGCGTGACGACCTCGCCACCCGGAGCGGCGCGGCCGGCCGGCGGCTGGCCGCGCTGCGCGAGCGAATGGCCGGCGACAACGAGCTTCGCGCCACCATTGCTGCCCCCGGCGTTTCCGCCTCCGGCGGCAGCCCCGTCGAGCGCCGCTACCTCCTCGATTGGGCGGGAGACGCGATGCGGCTCACCGGCCTCGCCATGCTTCGCGTCCAGGACAGCGCCGGCACGATCCTGAGCTCGGGCCACTTCCGCAACGAGTACGACCGCGTCGAGCCGGCGCTGCCGCGCCTCCTCGCGGCGCGGCACGACTCGGTCGTGCTCGTGCGCGCGCGCACCGCGGATGCGCCGGTGCTCGCGCTCGCCCGCGTCGACTCGGTGCGGATCGGCGGCCGCGCGTTTTCGCTCGTCGGCGGCCTTCCGCTCGACAGCGCGGGGCTTGCGCGGCTAGGCGCGGAGGGAGACCTCGCAGTGCGGCTGGTGCTCCCGGACGCCGATTCGGCGGCTTTGCGCACGGGGCGAACGGTGGCGGACCTCCCCATTCCCTTTGTCGATCTCACCGCCGGCGCCGCGCAGGTAGATCCGCCCGCATCGCCCTCCGTGTCCGCGCCCGACAGGGCGGGGATTGACGCCGCCGTCGCCCACCTCGCCGTCATCCAGGCGCCCGGCGCGCTCGCGGCACTCGGGCGAAGCGTTGACGCCTGGGCGCTCGTGGCGCTCGCCTTGAGCGGCGCCGTCGCCGTGCTTGCCGCCGCGTGGCTCGCCGCACGGGTGAGCCGCCCGCTTCGCCAGCTCGCCGATCAGACTTCGACGCTCGACCTCGACCGCCTCGACGCGGAGTTCGCGAGCGACCGGCCCGACGAGATCGGCGACCTCTCCCGCCTGCTCGGCGAGATGACCGCGCGCCTCCGCCAGAGCACCGCGCGCCTCCGCGAGGTGGAGCGCCGCGCGGCCATGGGCGACGTGGCCCGGCAGGTGAACCACGACGTGAAGAACGGGCTCACCCCCATCCGGCACGTGCTCCGCCACCTGGCGCAGGTGGCGCGCGACGAGCCGGCCTCGCTCGCCCGCGTGTTCGAGGAGCGAAAGGCCACGCTCGAGGCGAGCGTCGCTTATCTCGAGACCCTCGCGCGAAACTACGCCCGCCTCTCGCCCCGGCTCGACCGCGAGCCCTGCGACCTCAACGCCGTCGTGCGCCAGGTGGTGCGCGATGCGTCGGCCCGGCCCGAGGGCGCGCGGGTTGATGCAGCGCGGGCGGTGGAGCTCCGCACAGTTCTCGCCGACGACCTGCCGCGCGTCGCCGCCGACGAGGTGGTGCTCCGGCGGATCGCCGAGAACCTGGTGACCAACGCGATCGAGAGCCTGGACGGCCAGAGCGCCAACGAGGGCACCGGTCCGTGCGTGACGGTGTCGACCGCCATCGCGACGGGCGACCGTGCGCCAGCGCCCATCCGCCTCGTCGTCGCCGATACCGGCCGGGGGATGACGCGCGCCGAGCTGGAGCATGCCTTCGACGACTTCTACACCACCAAGCCCGACGGCACGGGTCTCGGCCTTTCGATTGTGCGCCGCCTCGTGCAGGACCTGGGCGGCACGCTGCGGATCGAGACCGAGCCCGGTGCCGGCTCCCGCGTCACCGTCGAGCTGCCGCCTGGGCGGCCGCTCGGAGCGTGA
- a CDS encoding sigma-54 dependent transcriptional regulator, with protein sequence MTTILVVDDIRPLAEQYAYDLRRLGGYDTLVADAGAAALDLLKRDEVDCIILDLEMPGMDGFAVLRELERRGSEIPVIVYTGTGDYDRCIQAVRLGAAGFIDKAEPMERVVREVEGALERRRLRAEVRILRRQLGDGALVGSSPAIGELRAAVARVAPFPTPVLVLGESGSGKELVARELHRLGPHPSAPFLAVNCAALPEALVESELFGHERGAFTGASGSRRGAFEAAERGTLLLDEVGELPLAAQAKLLRVLEDRTVTRLGTTRSIAVEARVVAATNRDLEAEVSAGRFRDDLFYRLNVHLLRAPPLRDRLSDVPELAAHLLEGICTRFGIRPKRLAGEAAECLMGYDWSRNNVRELRNAVERMVIAADGDVLRAEHVPAEIRAAGTGRATAPAPDGARSFHDLRAEAERRIVLEALERNDWQVTRTAQELGLADHASLLKIMRRLDIRRG encoded by the coding sequence ATGACCACCATCCTCGTCGTCGATGACATCCGCCCGCTCGCCGAGCAGTATGCCTACGATCTGCGTCGCCTGGGCGGCTACGACACCCTGGTGGCGGACGCGGGCGCCGCCGCGCTCGACCTGCTCAAGCGTGACGAGGTCGACTGCATCATCCTCGATCTCGAGATGCCGGGGATGGACGGCTTTGCCGTGCTGCGGGAGCTGGAGCGCCGCGGCAGCGAGATCCCGGTCATCGTGTACACCGGGACCGGCGACTACGACCGCTGCATCCAGGCCGTGCGGCTCGGCGCCGCCGGGTTCATCGACAAGGCGGAGCCGATGGAGCGCGTCGTGCGCGAGGTCGAGGGCGCCCTCGAGCGGCGCCGGCTTCGTGCCGAGGTGCGCATCCTTCGCCGCCAGCTCGGCGATGGCGCGCTCGTCGGCTCGAGCCCCGCAATCGGCGAGTTGCGCGCAGCCGTCGCGCGGGTCGCACCGTTCCCCACGCCGGTGCTCGTGCTGGGGGAGAGCGGCTCGGGCAAGGAGCTGGTCGCCCGCGAGCTTCACCGGCTGGGCCCGCATCCGTCGGCGCCCTTTCTCGCGGTGAACTGCGCCGCGCTGCCGGAGGCGCTTGTCGAAAGCGAGCTCTTCGGCCACGAGCGCGGCGCCTTCACCGGCGCCTCCGGCTCGCGGCGCGGCGCCTTCGAGGCCGCCGAGCGCGGCACGCTGCTGCTCGACGAGGTGGGCGAGCTGCCGCTCGCCGCGCAGGCCAAGCTGCTCCGCGTGCTGGAGGACCGCACCGTCACCCGCCTCGGCACGACGCGCAGCATCGCGGTTGAAGCGCGCGTGGTCGCGGCCACCAACCGCGACCTCGAGGCCGAGGTGTCCGCGGGCCGCTTCCGCGACGATCTCTTCTATCGGCTCAACGTGCACCTGCTCCGCGCGCCGCCCCTCCGCGACCGGCTCTCCGACGTGCCCGAACTCGCCGCCCACCTGCTCGAAGGCATCTGCACGCGCTTCGGCATCCGACCCAAACGCCTGGCGGGCGAAGCCGCCGAGTGCCTCATGGGCTACGATTGGAGCCGGAACAACGTGCGCGAGCTTCGGAACGCGGTCGAGCGGATGGTCATCGCGGCCGATGGTGACGTGCTCCGCGCCGAACACGTGCCGGCCGAGATTCGCGCGGCGGGTACCGGCCGGGCAACGGCGCCCGCGCCCGACGGCGCGCGCTCGTTCCACGATCTCCGCGCCGAGGCCGAGCGGCGCATCGTGCTCGAGGCGTTGGAGCGAAACGACTGGCAGGTGACCCGCACCGCGCAGGAGCTTGGCCTCGCCGACCACGCGAGCCTGCTCAAGATCATGCGGCGCCTGGACATTCGGCGCGGGTAG
- a CDS encoding anti-sigma factor: MEPCGGLALQLTAYVDGELDSVAVAGVEAHLKTCAACAAEVERERQVHAALQMHVAPVRAPAHLRAGIVDAVRDARTVRTARAPGMGRLARWGAMAAVITLAAAGGYVAGGRGWSAQAIAGRRSDLLADELLAAHIRSLQPGHLTDVPSSEHHTVKPWFAGKLDFSPPVPSLDSLGFRLLGGRLDYVNDHPAAALAYARRQHIINLFLWPADSTSPPREETARGYQSVHGAAGGAAYWAISDLNAAELRQFAELVAARIAPTSATPAQP; encoded by the coding sequence ATGGAGCCGTGCGGCGGACTCGCACTGCAGTTGACCGCCTACGTCGATGGCGAGCTCGACAGCGTGGCGGTGGCCGGCGTCGAGGCGCACCTCAAGACGTGCGCCGCGTGCGCGGCCGAGGTGGAGCGCGAGCGGCAGGTGCACGCGGCGCTCCAGATGCACGTGGCGCCGGTCCGCGCACCGGCGCACCTGCGCGCCGGCATCGTGGACGCCGTGCGCGACGCGCGGACCGTCCGGACCGCGCGCGCGCCCGGCATGGGCCGGCTCGCGCGCTGGGGGGCGATGGCGGCCGTCATCACGCTCGCGGCGGCCGGCGGGTACGTCGCGGGCGGTCGCGGGTGGAGCGCGCAGGCAATCGCCGGCCGGCGCTCGGACCTGCTCGCCGACGAGCTGCTCGCCGCGCACATCCGCTCGCTACAGCCGGGGCACCTGACCGACGTCCCTTCGTCGGAACACCACACGGTAAAGCCGTGGTTCGCCGGGAAGCTCGACTTCTCACCGCCGGTGCCGTCGCTCGATTCGCTGGGCTTCCGGCTCCTGGGCGGCCGGCTGGATTACGTGAACGACCATCCCGCCGCCGCACTGGCGTACGCCCGGCGGCAGCACATCATCAATCTCTTCCTCTGGCCGGCGGATTCTACTTCGCCGCCGAGAGAGGAGACGGCGCGCGGATATCAGTCGGTGCACGGCGCCGCGGGGGGCGCCGCATACTGGGCGATCTCCGACCTCAACGCCGCCGAGCTGCGCCAGTTCGCGGAACTCGTGGCCGCGCGAATTGCACCGACGAGCGCGACACCAGCGCAGCCCTGA